In Campylobacter vicugnae, a genomic segment contains:
- a CDS encoding trimeric intracellular cation channel family protein has protein sequence MEAFLFAEYVGIASASLSGFLFGIRRGCDWLGVFLAAFLTALGGGLIRDMIVGRPAYSFTHYIPVCIVLAVMILAFLLKFHQKERSNLDKKFIFIMTDAVDVVSFSIVGAIVSLEFGLNIFGVIMVAFFNGVGGGIMRDVLLNEVPWFLKTGLYGTISMGVGAIYYLMHLAGLTSIYWIFVLFIFGVTWRLVAYYRNWNLPQIHYKD, from the coding sequence ATGGAAGCTTTTTTATTTGCAGAATATGTCGGTATAGCCTCAGCATCTTTGAGCGGATTTTTGTTTGGAATACGCAGAGGCTGTGACTGGCTAGGCGTATTTTTAGCAGCATTTTTAACTGCACTTGGCGGAGGATTGATTCGCGATATGATCGTGGGTCGCCCTGCATATTCTTTTACACATTATATTCCTGTTTGTATTGTATTGGCTGTTATGATTTTGGCGTTTTTACTTAAATTTCACCAAAAAGAAAGAAGTAATCTAGATAAAAAATTTATATTTATTATGACTGATGCAGTAGATGTAGTAAGCTTTTCTATTGTTGGGGCTATTGTATCTTTAGAGTTTGGGCTTAATATTTTTGGCGTGATTATGGTGGCGTTTTTTAATGGTGTTGGTGGCGGAATTATGCGTGATGTATTGCTAAATGAAGTTCCTTGGTTTTTAAAGACTGGATTATATGGAACGATTAGTATGGGCGTTGGAGCTATATACTATTTGATGCATTTAGCAGGGCTTACTAGTATTTATTGGATATTTGTTTTATTTATATTTGGTGTTACATGGCGGCTGGTAGCATATTATAGAAATTGGAATTTGCCGCAAATTCACTATAAGGATTGA
- a CDS encoding flavodoxin domain-containing protein has protein sequence MAKVGVVYGTNAGDTKVVAEYIAKNFDSEIIDAKELTLDFLNSYDKLIFAASTHGHGDLQKDFKAKLDIIAEAEFGGKTLALVGVGGQVKHPTTFLDGLVEFLPHIRGVKLVGATDIDGYAFKNSLSFINGKFIGLAIDYKNDKDWQARADKWVESIKSEF, from the coding sequence ATGGCAAAAGTTGGCGTAGTATATGGTACAAATGCTGGCGATACAAAAGTAGTTGCAGAGTATATAGCAAAGAATTTTGATAGCGAGATAATTGATGCAAAAGAACTTACACTTGATTTTTTAAATAGCTATGATAAATTAATTTTTGCAGCTTCTACTCATGGTCATGGTGATTTACAAAAAGATTTTAAAGCTAAATTGGATATTATAGCTGAGGCTGAGTTTGGCGGTAAAACTCTAGCTTTAGTAGGTGTAGGCGGGCAGGTTAAACATCCTACGACATTTCTTGATGGTTTAGTGGAGTTTTTACCACATATTCGTGGTGTTAAACTTGTTGGTGCTACTGATATTGATGGATATGCGTTTAAAAATTCACTATCATTTATAAATGGCAAATTTATTGGTCTTGCAATTGATTATAAAAATGACAAAGATTGGCAAGCTAGAGCCGATAAATGGGTTGAATCTATTAAATCTGAATTCTAA
- a CDS encoding 2-oxoacid:acceptor oxidoreductase family protein, which produces MSLAELRFVGVGGQGVILAGEILSAAKIEAGGYGVKASTYTSQVRGGPTKVDIILSDEEIKYPYANEGEICFMLATAQNSYDTFKDGVKDGGIIVVEPNLVKPSEADKKRWKIYEIPIISIAKDEVGNVITQSVVALGVAVKFTGVMDEEIVRAKMLSSVPDKVKEANNKAYDLGLAYASKCMQ; this is translated from the coding sequence ATGAGTTTAGCAGAGTTAAGATTTGTTGGTGTTGGCGGTCAAGGTGTTATCTTAGCTGGTGAGATTCTTTCAGCAGCTAAAATTGAAGCTGGTGGATATGGCGTAAAAGCATCTACATACACATCTCAAGTACGTGGTGGTCCAACTAAGGTTGATATCATTTTAAGCGATGAAGAGATTAAGTATCCATATGCAAATGAAGGTGAAATTTGCTTTATGCTTGCAACTGCTCAAAATAGCTATGATACCTTTAAAGATGGCGTAAAAGATGGTGGTATTATAGTTGTTGAACCAAATTTGGTTAAACCTAGCGAAGCAGATAAAAAACGCTGGAAAATCTATGAAATTCCAATTATATCAATTGCAAAAGATGAAGTTGGTAATGTAATTACTCAAAGCGTTGTAGCTCTTGGTGTAGCTGTAAAATTTACAGGCGTAATGGATGAAGAGATAGTAAGAGCTAAGATGCTAAGCTCAGTTCCAGATAAGGTAAAAGAGGCAAACAATAAAGCTTATGATCTAGGACTTGCATACGCTTCTAAATGTATGCAATAA
- a CDS encoding 2-oxoglutarate ferredoxin oxidoreductase subunit beta yields the protein MAFNYDNYLRTSKMPTLWCWGCGDGVILKSVIRAIDAMGWNMDDVCVVSGIGCSGRFSSYVNCNTVHTTHGRAIAYATGIKLANPEKHVIVVTGDGDGLAIGGNHTIHGCRRNIDINHILINNFIYGLTNSQTSPTTPQGFWTVTAQWGNIDPNFDAAKLATAAGATFVGRETVINPTRIEKMLIEGFKHEGYSFFDIFSNCHINLGRKNKMGEATQMVKWIDDRTVSKAKFDTLSDEEKKGKFPTGILFKDENRIEYCKAYAKVKEAAQNKTKVNFEEII from the coding sequence AAGAACAAGTAAAATGCCAACACTTTGGTGCTGGGGTTGCGGTGATGGCGTCATCTTAAAAAGTGTTATCCGTGCTATAGATGCAATGGGCTGGAATATGGATGATGTTTGTGTAGTAAGCGGTATTGGATGTAGCGGACGCTTCTCAAGCTATGTAAATTGCAATACAGTACATACAACTCACGGCCGTGCAATTGCATATGCTACAGGTATTAAGCTGGCAAATCCAGAAAAACATGTAATTGTAGTAACTGGTGATGGCGATGGCTTAGCAATCGGCGGTAATCATACAATTCATGGTTGCCGTAGAAATATAGATATTAATCATATTTTAATTAATAATTTTATCTATGGTCTTACAAACTCACAAACAAGTCCTACAACTCCACAAGGTTTTTGGACTGTTACAGCTCAATGGGGTAATATCGATCCAAACTTTGATGCTGCTAAACTAGCAACTGCTGCTGGTGCAACATTTGTTGGTCGTGAGACAGTTATTAACCCAACTAGAATTGAAAAAATGTTAATAGAAGGCTTTAAACATGAAGGTTATAGCTTCTTTGATATATTCTCTAATTGCCATATTAATCTAGGTAGAAAAAACAAAATGGGTGAAGCTACTCAAATGGTTAAATGGATAGATGATAGAACAGTATCTAAGGCTAAATTTGACACTCTTAGCGATGAAGAGAAAAAAGGTAAGTTTCCTACAGGCATACTATTTAAAGATGAAAATCGTATAGAGTATTGCAAAGCATATGCTAAAGTAAAAGAAGCAGCTCAAAATAAGACAAAAGTCAACTTTGAGGAGATAATATGA